GGCGCGACGCCAGTGTCCAGAGGAATCACCTGCGCACTCCGGCGGCGCAGCCGCCCGAGGGCTTCGTTGATCACGATGCGAACCAGCCAGGTCGAAAGCTGCGCATCGTCCCGAAAACCATCGATCGCACGCCAGGCGCGCAGATAGCTTTCCTGCAACGCGTCCTCGGTCTCTTCATCGCTCTTGAGAATGCTGCGCGCGGTACGGAAAAGCAGCTGGTTGTGGCGCCGCATGATGCGCTCGAAGGCGAGCGTGTCGCCTTGCGCGGCGCGCTCCGCAAGCTCGCGGTCGGACGCTTGTTCCGAAAGCAAGGACGCGGCAAGTGTGAAGGGGGTGGTCTGCTGGGGCATGTGACTTCTCTTTCCCATTGGATGGAGCAGCCCCATGCCGCGTTTCAACTATTTTTCCGCGGCGGGCTGGAACCTTCGCCCGCCGCGCCTTCCACCCGGCCCGGATCAGCTCCGTTCGCCGTCGATCGGCAGAGCCGCCGCCTGGACGTTGTTGCGGCCGGACCTCTTGGCCTGGTAGAGCATCTCGTCGGCCTGCTTGACCAGCGCGGCGGCGGTTGCGGCCCCGCCCTGGTAGAACGCGAGGCCGATGCTCGCGGTGACGTTGATCGTCCGCTGCTCGATGGCGAACGGCATGTGCATGCTCATGATGAGCTTGGCGGCCGCGGAGACCGCAATATCGGCGTTGGGCAGGCCTTCCATGATCACCGTGAATTCGTCGCCGCCGAGCCGCGCGCGGACATCGCTGGAGCGCAGGCCCTGCGTCAACCTGGTCGAGAACCCCCGCAGCAGTTCGTCTCCCGCCTGGTGCCCGAAGCGGTCGTTGATTTGCTTGAAGCCGTCGATGTCCAGGTACATCAGCGCCATCAGCGCATTGGCGCTCCGGCTGCGATCCATCGCCTCCCCCAGTCGCAGCTCGAAACCCGCGCGATTGGCAAGACCGGTCAGCGGGTCGATCTGCGCCAGGTTCACCAACCGCTTCTCCTCGAGCTTCTGGCGCGTGATGTCGGTGATCACGGCGTGGAAGCCGATGATGGTTTCGGCATTTGCCGCGGGCTGCGGAATGTACTGGGCCTCGTAGCAGTTGTAGCTGTCGCTCTGGTTGTCCTCGCTCTGGAAGGTGACGACTTCGCCGGCCAATGCGGCGCGTATGTGCGGCTTCAAGGTCTGGTAGGCAGGTTCGCCCAGGAGCTCTTGTACGGTATGCCCCTCGATCTGGTCCCGCGAGAGCCCGAACTCGCGCTCGTAGGCCAGGTTGTTGAACCGATAGCGCTCGTCCGCATCGATGTAGGCCACGCTCATCGGCAGCGCGTCGGCCACCGTGCGCAGGCGGGCCTCGCTTTCCTGCAGGGCCTCCTCCGCCTCGTGGTGCGCCGTGATGTCGTTGTCCAGCGTATAGAGGCCGATCACCCCGCCCTGTTCGTCCCGTTCCGGCACCAGCGTGGCCTGGACATCGCGGTGCCCGCCGGGCGTCACCAGCCTGCGCTCGTAGGTGACCTGGCGCCCGGCCAGGGCCGCGCGCAGGTACGGTTCCATCTGCGCCCACGCCTCGTCGCCGTAGAACTCTTGCAGGCTCCGGCCGAGCAACTGTTCGGATTCGACACCGAACCAGTCCTGGTAGGCCTTGTTGACGAACCGGAAGCGCAGATCCTTGTCGAGATAGGAGATCAGCGCCGGCAGATGGTCCGTCACCATGCGCAAGCGATGCTCGCTCTCGCGCAGTGCCCGCTCCGCGCCCTTGGCCTCGGAGATGTCGCGCATCAGGCCCGAGAAATACTCGACCTTGCCCTGCTTGTCTCGGTGCGCAATCACCATGTGGCTGACCGGAAACTCGCGGCGCTCGAGATCCCACACCAGCGATTCGCCCACCCAGACGCCGGTGGCGACCGCGGTCGGCACCGCCTCCGACCTGAATCTCTCCAGTGTCTGCGGCGGATTCAAGTCGGAGACCTTCAGCGTTTCGATCGGAGCATCGAGGGCGATGCCCGTACGGCGGCGCGCGGCCGGGTTCATGTAGATGAGCCGCCCCGCCGCATCGTTCTGGATGACGTAGTCGGTCGTCAGGTCGAAGACGGCCGTGAGCGTGCGAAAGGCCTGTTCGGACCGGGTGCGCTCGGTGATGTCGGTCACCGTTCCGACATGGCCGAGGATTCGGCCTTCGGCGAGCACGGGCCGGCTTCTCAATGCCACCAGCACCTGGGTCCCGTCCTTGCGGTGGAGCCGGCGCGTGGCGTTGAACGGCGCGGGCGAGTTGACGAGACGGATCCATTCCTGGCGAACCTTCTCCCGGATTTCGTCGCGCACGAGGGTGAGCCAGCCCTCCGCGGCGTCCTTGCGCTCGAGCCCGTGAATCGCCAGGTATTCGTCGTTCACGTAGGTCGCGCGGCCGTCGTTGTCGCAGCGGAACAATCCCACGGGCGACGCATCGGTGACCGCCGCCATCTCGAGCCGCTGCTCGCGCAGATCGGCCATCAAGGCGCCGAACTCACGCGCCAGGTCGCCGCGCTCGTCGTTGGCGACGACGTCGAGCCTGACCTGGCTGTCGGGCGAATGGCGCAGGGTACGGATCGTGTTGCTCAGTGCCTCCAGCGGCCGCATGGCCCAGGCGGTTCCCAGCCAGACCAGGAGCGCGCAGCCCAAGCCCAGCCAGAGCAGCTGCAGCAGCAGGTTGCGCCTCGCCTGCTCCAGCGGCGCGTACGCGATGTGGGCCGGCACGATGAGACGGAGTTCCCAGTCGGCCGTGCGCACAGGGGCGCGCGTCGCCAGGTCGTTCTCGGTGCCGCCGTTGAACGTGGCGGCAGTGGCATCGGCGGGCTTGAGCAGCAATTTCGCATCGGGGTGCATCACGACCTGCGGGGACTGCCCCCGTGTGACGACCACGTAATAGCCGCCCCGCCCCGGGGTGGCGCGACTCAGATCGCCGAGCACGTTGGCGCGCTGCAGGTTCAGCGCCGCACCCAGCACGCCGACCAGCCGGCCATCCGGTCCCTCGACCGGAACGGCCATGACCACGGCGGGCTGACCCGTGCCCTTGGTCAGCAAGGGGGCCGAGATGGCGGGCTGTCCCTCGTCGCGCACGCGGCGGAAGTAGTCGCGGTCGGCCACATTCGGCGGCCGGCTCGCGGGCGGAGTGATGGC
The Variovorax paradoxus genome window above contains:
- a CDS encoding PAS domain-containing protein, translating into MRLKLRTKTALLITSLVLALVGATGWWQYRSLSSEYVDLMREQQQALTESAAADLDYKLGVHLAALARAARELGVRGFEDPQAQQRFLADEDLRAMFDNAALAKLDGAIIAITPPASRPPNVADRDYFRRVRDEGQPAISAPLLTKGTGQPAVVMAVPVEGPDGRLVGVLGAALNLQRANVLGDLSRATPGRGGYYVVVTRGQSPQVVMHPDAKLLLKPADATAATFNGGTENDLATRAPVRTADWELRLIVPAHIAYAPLEQARRNLLLQLLWLGLGCALLVWLGTAWAMRPLEALSNTIRTLRHSPDSQVRLDVVANDERGDLAREFGALMADLREQRLEMAAVTDASPVGLFRCDNDGRATYVNDEYLAIHGLERKDAAEGWLTLVRDEIREKVRQEWIRLVNSPAPFNATRRLHRKDGTQVLVALRSRPVLAEGRILGHVGTVTDITERTRSEQAFRTLTAVFDLTTDYVIQNDAAGRLIYMNPAARRRTGIALDAPIETLKVSDLNPPQTLERFRSEAVPTAVATGVWVGESLVWDLERREFPVSHMVIAHRDKQGKVEYFSGLMRDISEAKGAERALRESEHRLRMVTDHLPALISYLDKDLRFRFVNKAYQDWFGVESEQLLGRSLQEFYGDEAWAQMEPYLRAALAGRQVTYERRLVTPGGHRDVQATLVPERDEQGGVIGLYTLDNDITAHHEAEEALQESEARLRTVADALPMSVAYIDADERYRFNNLAYEREFGLSRDQIEGHTVQELLGEPAYQTLKPHIRAALAGEVVTFQSEDNQSDSYNCYEAQYIPQPAANAETIIGFHAVITDITRQKLEEKRLVNLAQIDPLTGLANRAGFELRLGEAMDRSRSANALMALMYLDIDGFKQINDRFGHQAGDELLRGFSTRLTQGLRSSDVRARLGGDEFTVIMEGLPNADIAVSAAAKLIMSMHMPFAIEQRTINVTASIGLAFYQGGAATAAALVKQADEMLYQAKRSGRNNVQAAALPIDGERS